GAAAAAGCCCCCCGCCAGAAAGCCCACTGCTGCCGGAAACCACGGTGCCGATGGAAACATGCGTTCACTCATTTCAATGCTGGGATTGAGCAGGCTCCAAAAGCTGGCGGCCACCATTACACCACCCGTAAAACCCAACATGGCATCCAACAAGCCACGATGCATCTTTTTAAAAAAGAACACCAGACTGGCACCGGCAGCAGTTACCAACCAGGTAAAAATGGTAGCCAGCAATGCAGCATACACCGGACCAATTTCTGTAACAAAGGCAGTTATTTTTTCCATGTTCTCTAAGCTTCAATCGGTTTTACAAAAATGTTTTTGGCCAGCATTTCGCTAATGGTGAAGCTGGCACCGGTAGCCAACTGCAGCTCCACCGTTTTATCAAAATTGAAATGGCGCAGCACGGTAAGGCGGCTCCCCATTTCCAGTTTTTTGAGGCTGAGCATTTCCAGAAATGATTCATCCTGACTACCCACACCACATACTTCTGCCGGCAGTTGCTCGGCCCAGTTGCTGAGGGCTGTTTGCTCTCGGGCCGCCATATAACCCGAAGGATCCGGAATGGGATCGCCATGAGGATCGAAACGTGGAAAGCCTAAAAATGCATCAAGCTTATCGGTAAGTAAATCACTTTGCACATGCTCCAACTGTTCCGCTACTGCATGTACCTCTTCCCAGCCAAACCCTAGCTTTTCAGACAAGAAAAACTCCCATAACCGGTGCCGCCTGATAATGCCCAAGGCCAGCTTTTTGCCCGTACGGGTAAGCGAACAGCCATAGTACTTTTCATACTTCAACAGTCCTTTAGCTTCCAGTTTTTTAATCATATCGGTAGCCGATGCCGGACGTGTTTGCAGCTCTGCCGCCAAATCATTAGTGTGCACACTTTTCTGGTGGCGTTGCAAGTGGTATATGCTTTTAATGTAATTTTCCTCGGCAACTGTGTACATTCGAAATGTTTAGACAAATCTAAAAATATATTTTTATAAATAGCCCATGAAAAAGAATTTGCTGAAACAGCTGTCGCTACTGGCTTCTGTTTGTTGTATGATGGCGCTGCTCACAGCATGTAACGGATCGCATAAGAAGAGCATGAAGGGCGATGAAGAAGTAACGGTGAAAGACTTTGTAGCGTTTTTCGATCCGGTAAAATTGCCCATCTCTTTTACCGATACCATTTTCAAAAACAAACTGACCGACTCGGCACGTATAGAATACAAAGTATTTACCCAAATGCTGGGCGATACTATTTTGAAGCCCCTCTATAAAAAAGAGAAGCCCAAGATTTACGCCATGGGGCAGTTTAAAAACGGAGATGCAGAAACCTACCTCTTGCTACAAACCAAAGGCACCAAAAACGCAGTGTACATTGTAGCAGTAGATGAAAATATGGTACCCAAAGCCAGCATGATGTTGCTGGCCAGCAAAGGCAGTACAACTGCTACCGATTTAGTGACCATCGATAAAAAATTCACCATTACTACGGTAGATGAATACAAAAAAAGCAATGGAGAATTGACCACTTTTTCTTCAGTGTATGCATACAACACAGCAGGTTTGTTCATGGTGATAATGAACGATGGTTTGAAAAAGGGAGAAATTGTAGAGTTCGTGAATCCCATTGATACTTTTCCGCAAACCCAACCCAATACAGGCGATTACGGCAGCAACAAACAAAACTTCATCAGCATTCGTGATGGTGATACCCCTAAGAAATTTCAGTTCTTTTTGTACATGAACAAAAGCAGTTTGTGTACTGCTGAGCTCAAGGGGGAAGCCCGTTGGGTAACCAAAGACAGTGCCGTATTTGATTCGAACAACGATGGTTGTAAAGTGGCGTTCAAATTTAGCAAACGCAACATACGTATCATGGAACTGGAAGGCTGTGGCAGCAAGCGCCCCATGGAGTGTAGTTTCAATGCCAGCTACAATAGAATTCAAAAGCCTGTTGCCAGCAAAAAGAAAAAGAAATGAGTGAACGCATCAATTACAGTAGCGGCGCCGTGTGGGAAGAGCTGGTGGGCTACAGTCGGGCGGTACAGGTTGGCAACGTCATCGAAATAGCAGGCACTACAGCCTATGTAAATGGAGAGCTGGTGGGCCGTGGCGATTTGTATGCACAATGCACCTGCATCTTCGAAAAAGTAGCGGC
The Phnomibacter ginsenosidimutans genome window above contains:
- a CDS encoding metal-dependent transcriptional regulator: MYTVAEENYIKSIYHLQRHQKSVHTNDLAAELQTRPASATDMIKKLEAKGLLKYEKYYGCSLTRTGKKLALGIIRRHRLWEFFLSEKLGFGWEEVHAVAEQLEHVQSDLLTDKLDAFLGFPRFDPHGDPIPDPSGYMAAREQTALSNWAEQLPAEVCGVGSQDESFLEMLSLKKLEMGSRLTVLRHFNFDKTVELQLATGASFTISEMLAKNIFVKPIEA